One genomic region from Caballeronia sp. M1242 encodes:
- a CDS encoding peroxidase-related enzyme, with protein MPTLPISRFPVPNPEAWPDDIRERIREVQDKAGFVPNVFLALAHRPDEFRAFFAYHDALMLKEGGLTKGEREMIVVATSGVNECLYCVVAHGAILRIYEKNALLADQIAVNHRKADITPRQKAMLDFALKVCREAGAVDDADFAALHAHGFSDEDVWDIAAITAFFGLSNRMANVTSMRPNDEFYLMGRVPKG; from the coding sequence ATGCCCACCTTGCCCATCAGCCGTTTTCCCGTTCCGAACCCTGAAGCATGGCCCGACGACATACGCGAGCGCATACGCGAAGTGCAGGACAAGGCGGGCTTCGTTCCGAATGTATTTCTTGCGCTTGCGCACCGGCCCGACGAGTTCCGCGCATTCTTTGCCTACCATGACGCGTTGATGCTCAAGGAAGGCGGCCTCACCAAAGGCGAGCGCGAAATGATCGTGGTGGCCACGAGCGGCGTCAACGAATGCCTTTACTGCGTCGTCGCGCATGGCGCAATCTTGCGCATCTATGAAAAGAACGCGCTGCTGGCTGACCAGATCGCGGTGAATCATCGCAAGGCCGACATCACGCCGCGTCAAAAGGCGATGCTCGATTTCGCGCTGAAGGTCTGCCGCGAAGCCGGCGCCGTGGACGATGCCGATTTCGCCGCGCTTCATGCACACGGCTTCAGCGACGAAGACGTGTGGGACATCGCGGCCATCACTGCGTTCTTCGGCTTGTCAAACCGCATGGCGAATGTCACGTCGATGCGGCCCAACGACGAGTTCTACCTCATGGGGCGCGTGCCGAAGGGTTAA
- a CDS encoding YaiI/YqxD family protein gives MQILVDADACPAVVKDMLFRAGPRAAINVTLVANQFLRTPPSPFIKAVQVPSGFDVADARIVEMAAAGDLVITADIPLAAAVLAKGAHALDPRGEWFSPDNIEERLTMRSVMDQLRSTGVATGGPSPYSPRDGKHFAAQLDKFLARQRAVKPTQ, from the coding sequence ATGCAGATTCTCGTCGATGCCGACGCTTGTCCCGCTGTCGTGAAAGACATGCTGTTTCGCGCGGGGCCGCGCGCAGCGATCAATGTGACGCTGGTGGCCAACCAGTTCCTTCGCACCCCGCCCTCGCCGTTTATCAAAGCCGTTCAGGTGCCTTCAGGTTTCGATGTCGCGGACGCGCGCATCGTCGAGATGGCCGCAGCCGGCGATCTCGTGATTACCGCCGATATACCGCTCGCAGCAGCGGTGCTCGCCAAAGGCGCACATGCCCTCGACCCGCGCGGCGAATGGTTCAGTCCGGACAATATCGAAGAACGCCTGACCATGCGCTCGGTGATGGACCAGTTGCGCAGCACGGGCGTCGCGACAGGCGGACCCTCGCCTTATAGCCCGCGCGATGGCAAACATTTCGCCGCTCAACTGGACAAATTTCTCGCGCGTCAGCGCGCCGTCAAACCGACGCAGTGA
- a CDS encoding DUF6566 family protein yields MTSESFSFKGYDVTVTIQQNDTGDWVPQIAALRDGAPADLPDVEPTGPSWATRAEALRAGVERAHRLIERYGLGHDDQHTDGGTKREF; encoded by the coding sequence ATGACGAGCGAGAGTTTTTCCTTCAAAGGCTACGACGTTACGGTGACCATTCAGCAGAACGATACGGGCGACTGGGTGCCGCAGATCGCAGCCCTGCGCGACGGGGCGCCTGCCGACCTGCCGGATGTCGAACCGACCGGCCCGAGCTGGGCGACGCGCGCGGAAGCCTTGCGCGCGGGCGTTGAGCGGGCTCATCGTCTGATCGAACGTTATGGCCTCGGCCACGACGATCAACATACCGATGGCGGCACGAAGCGCGAATTCTAG
- a CDS encoding SDR family NAD(P)-dependent oxidoreductase — protein MLLDNRVVIVTGAASARGIGKATAKALAAQGARVVILDLREADAQSAARDIGEEHLGLACDVTDKDACVAAANATIEKYGRIDALINNAGITQPIKTLEISAANFDAVIDVNLRGTLYMSQAVIGQMKKQQSGSIVCMSSVSAQRGGGIFGGPHYSAAKAGVLGLARAMAREFGADRIRVNSITPGLIQTDITGDKLTPEMRADIIKGIPLGRLGDAADIANACLFLASDLSSYLTGVTLDVNGGMLIH, from the coding sequence ATGTTGCTCGACAATCGTGTAGTGATCGTGACCGGCGCGGCTTCGGCGCGTGGCATTGGCAAGGCGACGGCAAAGGCGCTTGCCGCGCAAGGCGCGCGCGTCGTCATTCTGGACCTGCGTGAAGCGGACGCGCAAAGCGCCGCACGCGATATCGGCGAAGAACACCTGGGCCTCGCATGCGACGTCACCGACAAGGACGCATGCGTCGCCGCCGCCAACGCGACCATCGAAAAATACGGCCGCATCGACGCGCTCATCAATAACGCCGGTATCACGCAACCCATCAAGACGCTCGAAATCAGCGCGGCGAATTTCGACGCCGTGATCGACGTCAATCTGCGCGGCACGCTTTACATGTCGCAAGCAGTCATCGGGCAGATGAAGAAGCAGCAGAGCGGCAGCATCGTGTGCATGTCGTCGGTATCGGCGCAGCGCGGCGGCGGCATCTTCGGCGGGCCGCATTACAGCGCAGCGAAGGCCGGCGTTCTGGGACTCGCGCGCGCCATGGCGCGCGAATTCGGCGCCGATCGCATTCGCGTGAATTCCATCACGCCGGGTCTCATTCAGACGGACATCACCGGCGACAAGCTCACGCCCGAGATGCGCGCGGACATCATCAAAGGCATTCCGCTCGGCCGTCTGGGCGATGCGGCCGACATCGCCAATGCGTGCCTCTTTCTCGCCAGCGATCTGTCGAGCTATCTCACGGGTGTCACGCTGGACGTCAACGGAGGCATGCTGATTCATTGA